CTACGAAGAGGGCCAAGTGCTTCTCGCTCACGCACAGCCCAATCCCGAGATCGCGCTCCCGGGCACTTCGCCGTACGCGTTGGATTTCGATGAGCATCTCCAGAACCCGTATAGATCATCTAGATTTTATGATCGAAGCCCGTCACCCTATGAGGATACCTCGCTACACAGTCATGACAATCTCTACTCGGACTCGCCGGTCCACTCTTACCCACCTGACGGTCCTCTTCGCGAGCAAGTCCCTATTCCCATGCCGGATCCTTaccatcctcctcctccgtACCCTGGTAACCATCATTCATGATTCATGTCTATGATACCATTATGACTCGGTGTAGACATCTAATATTGCCGGGGCTTGCTTTGATATGCATGTTTCCGCTGCGATTGAGCTACAAACACTACTCTTTTTACCTCACGCTACCCATGAGCACCCCGAGATCTTTGCACTCTTACTTTTCTCTTCATGTCCCGTTGTTTCGATAGGTATGGATACCCGCCTGTTTGCGTAGCGGCACTTTTTTTCACTTTCCTATTCCCCTTTTCACCCTTGACTTTATCTGTCACATCCCCCTTGGTGCACATTCTCTTAGCACCGCTGTGGGTTTGCATTTTCTGCATTGTTTTGTCTGGACCCAACCTCTAGTGTTACGGATGGAGTAGGTAAAAATGAAAAACAgtcatatcaaatttcgtaATCTCGTCTAAATGGCCTTGAAAGAGACACTGTCTAAGCAAATATGGCGAAAGCCTACGCCCAAGATCCAGTAAATTGCCATTTGTGGGGGTTTCTGCGGGCTGATCGATGGCGAAAACACTCAAGAACTGGCCCTGGCTATCATGAATACATGGGGCCACCCCCGCGCCCAGCCTGGCCATAGAACTCCTCATTGAAGCTTCTTTGGAGCACGGTGGGATCTTTGCGCGCGGTGGCTACGTGACGTGCAGTCTGAACCACCGCAGATTTGCGACCTAGTTCGCGCATGGCTTTAACGTTGTTGCCGAGTTGGCCAAGTAGCGAGATCAACAGCACGTCGTTGCTTTGCGAAAGTACTTCGGTGGCGAAGGTGCTTTGCTCTGACGGAGAGAGAATGGACAGGTGCGAGAGGAGAGAGTTGACGTTGCGGAGGATTGGGTGTGACAGCTTGGTGGCGGATGTATTGTCCTTTGATCGATCTGAGCTAAAATCCGCTTCTGAGAGACTGGACAAATAGGATTTGATAAGGGAGACGCGGGTTTCGAGGGTGCGCACGGCATTGAGACGAGTACTGAGGCTTGCGATTACTTTTCAATCAGTCAGTCTCAACGATCCAAGTAGCAGTTTTGTTGAGGCAGTAAACGCTTAcattcctcttcctcttgtGAGAGTTCAATCTGCGAGGTCTGCTTATTTGACTCTGTTTGTTCTGTCTTCTGTGCACGCTTGGTTGGCTCCTGTGTCGCATTCAAAGAAGCGGTTCCAGAAGCCTGTACAATAGTATCGATACCAATCATCTCTGATTCTCCCGTTTCCACTGAGTAGGGCAGCTCCCTGAATCTGATATTCAGCACCGGCTGCTCACCATCAACCTGCATGTCCTTGCTTGCATCGGGGGCAGTCTCGCCTTCATGGACACTTTCGTATACGGTCAGGGGAAGTTTACCTCCATTTGAACTTGAATCTTGGAGCTGTGAGGGGTGGAAGGCGAGGAAGACGGCAGATTCGTTGTAGTCCTGGAGGATCTGTCGGTGGAGGGGGAGATGGGCGTCATTCGGCCCGTTTGATGGCGCAGTTGACCACCATCCAACAAGGTCTAGTGCGGGATCTTTGTGCACATCTTTGACTATAAAATGGTCAGCTTATACCCGCTAGGAGCAACTCGATTTGGTCTTGTGAGGGGTTCTGTGTACACTGCTGAAGACGTTCTCCAAACCATGCCGCAGGCAAAATAATATCATCGTTCAGTCCACAAGTAACAGGGCACTCGAATGCATGCTCCAGTGTTATCTCCCGTCCATTCTGTTGACCTAGGAGACCGCCAATTATCGGCCCGTGCTGCTGTCGGGCAGCGTGTCGAGTAATTTGGTCGGAGATAGTGAGGAGAACGAGCGGGTGTAGCTGGATGTGGAGGCCCGAATCGGATGACTTTTGAGAGACCAGACACTGTGGAGGCTCCATGACTGTAGTTTGCAATCCTGGGATGTAGAGGAACTTCTGGTGACGGACAGAGTAATAGATACGGTTAGTTGATGCGGTCATGTTTGGTCGGTTTGGTgttgatgcctgaggcaaaTGTGAGCTTTCCCCGCGGCGCGAAGAGCGAGCTTTACCTGTCACGAAGGCGTCCATTTCAGTTTTGGTTTTGCGACTGGTTATTGAAAGAACTTAAGATATTTGAAGAAATCACAATGTCAGTTCCTTCGACATTCGATGCAGTGAGATCACACCTCGCTCAAGTCCAAGAGAACCCCTCCACGGCCTTGGACATTCCTCTCATCGATAAATTGAAGTTGCAACTAGTCGAATCGACCGACCCTGTAGTCCCTACCACTCTTCTGTCGCAAATTTCTGTGCTCCTTCCTATATTGCAAGAAGACCCTACGCCGATTACAACCCTCGGAATCAGAGCTACCGCCTACTTCACCTTCACCGATCTTCAATCTATCGATCCCCCGATCAATCTTGTTGCTGGCTTCAAAGCTCCATCACCACCAATCAACCTCCTAGCTCTCTCACTGTTGGCCAAAGCCGCGCAAAAATGCAGTGAAGCTGCCATAGTTGCAGCTGATTCAAATTTGGTGGCTGCGCTCGTGGAGCTGTGGCTTTCAACATCTTCAGGCGAAGTTGCACAGGCTGCACTCGACACATTGTGGGCGCTATTAGAGATTGACGTCGCTAATTATCTGGAAAGTGGAGAATATGACCATGCCGGTGATGAGAGCAATACAGGACAGGGGCTCCTGTGGAGGAGAGTATTCACTGATAAGGATGTCTACGGTCTATTGTTCGGGCTGTGCAGCCTCCAGAGCGATGCCCCTGGTTGTCTTTCTAAAAATGAAAGAACTCTGGCTCAGGGCAGGCTAATGACACTCTTGGTGAAAGCCGGAAAGCTACGTTGGGACATCATCTCAACTTCCCAAGTACCGGAAATCGAGGCTAAATATCAGAGCAGCAGTATCCTGAATTTTGCAACCTGCCACATGGTCCAA
Above is a window of Penicillium digitatum chromosome 2, complete sequence DNA encoding:
- a CDS encoding COP9 signalosome subunit 6 (CsnF), putative; the protein is MTASTNRIYYSVRHQKFLYIPGLQTTVMEPPQCLVSQKSSDSGLHIQLHPLVLLTISDQITRHAARQQHGPIIGGLLGQQNGREITLEHAFECPVTCGLNDDIILPAAWFGERLQQFKDVHKDPALDLVGWWSTAPSNGPNDAHLPLHRQILQDYNESAVFLAFHPSQLQDSSSNGGKLPLTVYESVHEGETAPDASKDMQVDGEQPVLNIRFRELPYSVETGESEMIGIDTIKTEQTESNKQTSQIELSQEEEELIASLSTRLNAVRTLETRVSLIKSYLSSLSEADFSSDRSKDNTSATKLSHPILRNVNSLLSHLSILSPSEQSTFATEVLSQSNDVLLISLLGQLGNNVKAMRELGRKSAVVQTARHVATARKDPTVLQRSFNEEFYGQAGRGGGPMYS